From Rhodamnia argentea isolate NSW1041297 chromosome 10, ASM2092103v1, whole genome shotgun sequence, a single genomic window includes:
- the LOC115739877 gene encoding uncharacterized mitochondrial protein AtMg00810-like, whose product MPMVVLVYVDDIFITGDNIQEIEALKRYLNVQFDIKDLGHLRYFHGIEVAHYSKGLFICQIKYALDLLKETGKLGAASAKSPMDFNKTFVENITPLPDIGQFQRLVGRLIYLTITRLDIVYAVDYVSQFMHASTEGHMALVDLIL is encoded by the coding sequence ATGCCGATGGTTGTCCTTGTCTACGTGGATGATATATTTATTACTGGTGATAATATTCAAGAAATTGAGGCTCTCAAGCGATACTTGAATGTACAGTTTGACATTAAGGATTTGGGACACTTGCGATATTTTCATGGTATAGAGGTGGCTCACTATAGTAAAGGATTGTTCATCTGTCAAATAAAATATGCTCTTGACTTGTTAAAAGAGACTGGGAAACTTGGAGCTGCCTCTGCTAAGTCTCCTATGGATTTTAACAAGACGTTTGTTGAAAACATCACCCCATTACCCGATATTGGTCAGTTTCAAAGGTTGGTTGGACGGTTGATCTACTTAACAATTACTCGGCTAGACATTGTTTACGCCGTCGATTATGTAAGCCAATTCATGCATGCTTCTACTGAAGGACATATGGCGCTTGTGGATCTCATACTTTGA